The Pseudophaeobacter arcticus DSM 23566 genome includes a region encoding these proteins:
- a CDS encoding cytochrome c-type biogenesis protein, with protein sequence MTILKTWTPARALTARAQSARAQSARALSACVLALFCALAALTALPTPAMAVQPDEVLSDPALEARARELSKGLRCLVCRNENIDESNAELARDLRILVRERLVEGDSNGEVIDFVVERYGEYVLLRPTTSGANWLLWAAGPLMLLLALMVAAGYMRGRGRAAGDADPALSDEEQARLSQILDE encoded by the coding sequence ATGACTATCCTAAAGACCTGGACGCCAGCCCGCGCCCTGACAGCCCGCGCTCAGTCAGCCCGCGCTCAGTCAGCCCGCGCCCTGTCAGCCTGTGTCCTGGCGCTGTTTTGCGCCTTGGCCGCTTTGACAGCCCTGCCGACGCCCGCCATGGCGGTGCAACCGGATGAGGTTCTGTCGGATCCGGCTTTGGAGGCCCGCGCCCGGGAGTTGTCCAAAGGTCTGCGCTGTCTGGTGTGCCGAAATGAAAACATCGACGAGTCCAATGCTGAACTGGCCCGTGATCTACGCATTCTGGTGCGCGAGCGCCTGGTGGAAGGCGACAGCAATGGCGAGGTGATCGACTTTGTGGTCGAGCGCTACGGCGAATACGTGCTGTTGCGGCCCACCACCTCGGGTGCCAATTGGCTGCTGTGGGCTGCTGGCCCTTTGATGCTGCTGTTGGCACTGATGGTTGCTGCTGGCTACATGCGTGGCCGGGGGCGGGCTGCCGGGGATGCGGATCCGGCGCTGAGCGATGAGGAACAGGCCCGGCTAAGCCAGATTCTCGACGAGTGA
- a CDS encoding heme lyase CcmF/NrfE family subunit: MITELGHFALILAFMIAIVQMVVPMIGAHKRWPGWMAVAEPAAQAQFFFTAFAFGALVWAFVTSDFSLRLVMLNSHSAKPMLYKISGTWGNHEGSMLLWVLIVALFGAVASVFGGGLPQTLKARVLAVQASIGVAFFAFILFTSNPFLRLAVPPFDGQDLNPLLQDPGLAFHPPFLYLGYVGLSMAFSFAVAALIEGRVDAAWARWVRPWTLAAWIFLTIGIALGSWWAYYELGWGGFWFWDPVENASFMPWLLAAALLHSAIVVEKRESLKSWTILLAILAFGFSLVGTFIVRSGLLTSVHAFANDSERGIFILFILAFFTGGALTLFAARAQAMQARGVFGLVSREGALVANNLLLAVGCFVVFFGTLWPIVAEMAFDRKLSVGPPFFNAAFTPFMVLLGAVLPIGSMLPWKRGNLGRTLKKLRYVFALALALGVLAWAMQTGRSALGPIGLFLGSWVVFGALVDLWGRTGSMARLMRLPRADWGKATAHAGLGVTIFAIAGLTAWDVEDIRVAQIGSPFTVGAYELTLDGVENARGPNYFTTMATVSVTRAGRHVAVMHPEKRNYPVAKMPTTEAAIDFSLLRDLYVVIGDQQEGGGWTVRTYIKPLANWIWGGCLLMALGGLLSLSDRRFRVAAGATKGQGGTNAPAGVAAE; encoded by the coding sequence ATGATTACAGAGCTCGGACATTTCGCCCTCATCCTCGCCTTCATGATTGCCATCGTTCAAATGGTGGTTCCAATGATTGGCGCCCATAAACGCTGGCCCGGCTGGATGGCCGTGGCCGAGCCCGCAGCACAGGCGCAGTTCTTCTTTACCGCCTTTGCCTTTGGGGCCCTTGTCTGGGCCTTTGTGACCTCGGATTTCTCGCTGCGGCTGGTGATGCTGAACAGCCATTCCGCCAAACCGATGCTGTATAAAATCTCAGGAACCTGGGGCAACCATGAGGGCTCGATGCTGCTCTGGGTGTTGATCGTCGCCTTGTTTGGCGCGGTGGCCTCGGTGTTTGGCGGCGGCTTGCCGCAGACCCTGAAGGCCCGAGTCCTGGCGGTGCAGGCCTCGATCGGGGTGGCGTTTTTTGCCTTTATTCTGTTCACATCAAACCCGTTTTTGCGGCTCGCTGTGCCGCCCTTTGATGGCCAGGATCTGAATCCGCTGCTGCAGGATCCCGGGCTCGCCTTTCACCCGCCGTTTTTGTACCTGGGCTATGTGGGCCTCTCGATGGCCTTTTCCTTTGCGGTGGCAGCCCTGATCGAAGGCCGCGTCGACGCCGCCTGGGCGCGCTGGGTGCGCCCCTGGACGCTGGCGGCCTGGATCTTTTTGACCATTGGCATCGCGCTTGGCAGCTGGTGGGCCTATTATGAACTCGGCTGGGGAGGGTTCTGGTTCTGGGATCCCGTTGAAAACGCCTCCTTCATGCCCTGGCTGCTGGCGGCAGCGCTGCTGCATTCGGCAATTGTCGTGGAAAAACGTGAGTCGTTGAAAAGCTGGACGATCCTGCTGGCAATCCTCGCCTTTGGCTTCTCGCTGGTTGGGACATTCATCGTACGCTCGGGGCTTTTGACCTCGGTACATGCCTTTGCCAATGACTCCGAGCGCGGGATTTTCATCCTGTTCATCCTGGCCTTCTTTACCGGGGGGGCGTTGACACTGTTTGCTGCCCGCGCCCAGGCGATGCAGGCGCGCGGGGTCTTTGGACTGGTCAGCCGCGAAGGCGCCCTGGTCGCCAATAACCTCCTGCTGGCCGTTGGCTGTTTTGTGGTGTTTTTTGGCACCCTCTGGCCCATTGTGGCGGAAATGGCCTTTGATCGTAAGCTCTCGGTTGGACCGCCGTTTTTCAACGCAGCCTTCACGCCCTTTATGGTGCTTCTGGGGGCCGTTCTGCCCATCGGGTCGATGTTGCCGTGGAAGCGCGGCAATCTGGGGCGAACCCTGAAAAAGCTGCGCTATGTCTTTGCCTTGGCACTGGCCCTGGGCGTGCTGGCCTGGGCGATGCAGACCGGGCGTTCGGCTCTGGGGCCGATTGGGTTGTTCCTGGGCTCCTGGGTGGTGTTTGGGGCCTTGGTTGACCTGTGGGGGCGGACCGGCAGCATGGCGCGTCTGATGCGCCTGCCACGTGCTGACTGGGGCAAAGCCACGGCCCATGCCGGGCTGGGCGTTACGATCTTTGCCATTGCCGGGCTGACTGCCTGGGATGTCGAAGATATCCGTGTGGCGCAGATTGGCTCCCCCTTTACGGTTGGCGCCTATGAGCTGACGCTGGACGGGGTCGAAAACGCGCGGGGGCCAAATTACTTTACCACCATGGCAACTGTCAGCGTGACCCGTGCGGGGCGTCATGTCGCGGTGATGCATCCTGAAAAGCGCAACTATCCGGTGGCCAAAATGCCCACAACCGAGGCGGCAATCGATTTTAGTTTGTTGCGTGACCTCTATGTGGTCATTGGCGACCAACAGGAGGGCGGCGGCTGGACCGTGCGCACCTATATCAAACCTCTGGCCAACTGGATCTGGGGCGGCTGCCTGTTGATGGCCCTTGGCGGCCTCCTGAGCCTGAGCGATCGTCGCTTTCGGGTGGCTGCGGGTGCAACCAAAGGCCAGGGTGGCACAAACGCACCAGCAGGGGTGGCGGCAGAATGA
- the ccmE gene encoding cytochrome c maturation protein CcmE, whose protein sequence is MKNLKKQRRIQVIALAAIALVVATGLIGYAMRDGINYFRSPSQVAEAPPSPSEVFRIGGLVEEGSLMRGQGEAVRFSVTDGGATVPVTFSGVLPDLFAENQGMVGTGRYVNGVFEASEILAKHDETYMPKEVVDALKEQGVYQEPDS, encoded by the coding sequence ATGAAGAATCTCAAGAAACAGCGCCGGATCCAGGTCATTGCCCTTGCGGCCATTGCTTTGGTGGTGGCGACCGGGCTGATCGGCTATGCGATGCGGGATGGGATCAACTACTTTCGCTCGCCCAGCCAGGTGGCCGAAGCGCCGCCGTCGCCAAGCGAGGTGTTCCGTATTGGTGGCCTCGTCGAAGAGGGCAGCCTGATGCGGGGGCAGGGCGAAGCGGTCCGCTTTTCAGTGACAGATGGTGGCGCCACCGTTCCGGTGACCTTTTCCGGTGTGCTGCCGGATCTGTTTGCAGAAAACCAGGGGATGGTCGGCACCGGAAGATACGTAAACGGTGTCTTTGAAGCCTCTGAAATTCTTGCAAAACATGATGAAACCTACATGCCAAAAGAGGTTGTCGATGCTTTGAAAGAACAGGGTGTCTACCAAGAGCCGGACAGCTAA
- the argC gene encoding N-acetyl-gamma-glutamyl-phosphate reductase, with amino-acid sequence MTHKVAILGASGYTGAELVRLIANHPNIEIAALAAERKAGMTMAQVFPHLRHMSLPVLCKISEIDFSGIDLCFCALPHKTSQEVIAALPKTLKIVDLSADFRLRDPAEYEKWYGNPHAALEQQEEAVYGLSEFYREEIKSARLVAGTGCNAATGQFALRPLISGGLIDLDEIILDLKCAVSGAGRALKENLLHAELSEGYNAYAIGGTHRHLGEFDQEFSALAGRPVKVQFTPHLVPTNRGILATVYVKGDARAMHQAFEAAYKDEPFLEVLPFGEAPSTHHVRGSNFCHIGVAADRIEGRAIVFAALDNLTKGSSGQALQNANLMLGEEETAGLMMAPLFP; translated from the coding sequence ATGACCCATAAAGTGGCAATTCTTGGTGCCAGCGGTTACACTGGCGCAGAGCTGGTTCGGCTGATTGCGAACCATCCAAACATCGAAATTGCAGCCCTGGCAGCAGAGCGCAAGGCCGGGATGACCATGGCTCAGGTGTTCCCGCATCTGCGTCACATGTCGCTGCCAGTGCTTTGTAAAATCAGTGAAATTGATTTTTCTGGCATCGACCTGTGTTTCTGTGCCCTGCCGCATAAAACCAGCCAGGAGGTGATCGCGGCGTTGCCAAAAACGCTTAAGATTGTAGATCTGTCGGCTGATTTCAGGCTGCGGGATCCGGCTGAGTATGAAAAATGGTACGGCAATCCGCATGCCGCGCTGGAGCAGCAGGAAGAGGCTGTCTATGGCCTCAGCGAGTTTTACCGCGAAGAGATCAAATCGGCGCGGCTGGTCGCCGGCACCGGCTGCAATGCGGCCACGGGCCAGTTTGCGCTGCGGCCGCTGATCTCGGGTGGGTTGATTGATCTGGACGAGATCATTCTTGATCTGAAATGCGCTGTCTCTGGTGCGGGTCGGGCGCTCAAGGAAAACCTGCTGCATGCAGAGCTGAGCGAGGGCTACAACGCCTATGCCATTGGTGGCACCCATCGCCATCTGGGGGAATTTGATCAGGAGTTTTCCGCGCTTGCGGGACGTCCGGTGAAGGTGCAGTTCACCCCGCATCTGGTGCCAACCAACCGGGGCATTCTGGCCACCGTCTATGTCAAAGGCGATGCCCGGGCGATGCATCAGGCGTTCGAAGCAGCCTACAAGGATGAGCCCTTCCTCGAGGTGCTGCCATTTGGTGAAGCGCCCAGCACCCATCATGTGCGCGGCTCGAACTTTTGCCATATCGGCGTTGCCGCTGACCGGATCGAAGGCCGTGCAATTGTCTTTGCGGCGCTGGATAACCTGACAAAAGGTAGCAGCGGTCAGGCCTTGCAGAACGCCAATCTGATGTTAGGTGAAGAGGAAACAGCCGGGCTGATGATGGCCCCACTGTTCCCGTGA